From the genome of Papaver somniferum cultivar HN1 chromosome 2, ASM357369v1, whole genome shotgun sequence, one region includes:
- the LOC113346809 gene encoding zinc finger protein ZAT2-like, whose protein sequence is MDRRENNENQSHPLLTSSPDQEHAESTNLDNEESMSRSQDHAEDGVLVISQGNGDVGSPRRSTPGPVEPNSSRPNVNVEDGVGQSATAIPEGDVAVGLPRCFVQGESSAPIPRNVADIDPSSLVFHPGLSTKSGKKTRKNKKVQGIRIGMKEGQPSNPFLDLNRFPSCYECKKEFFSWKAVHGHMRTHPEREWRGTVPPPNVARPSFPVAADENRESPAPATNQEVEVATGLLLLSFTNSRGVLVSSANNSQDQEPQRSRQVTENSASSSNARYECSVYKKVFLTHQGLGGHRASHKNVKGCHAMDNTAAEHHSAERNGGETSGTGNIFGCHICLRRFASGQALGGHMRRHPQRREEASSSAQDPNVDPTSLARIGLVVDLNLPLPPNIPPPPYLRIENDEGSSASSSSSSSSPSPDTSLDLHL, encoded by the coding sequence ATGGataggagagaaaataatgaaaatcagaGTCATCCTCTTCTTACATCTTCTCCTGATCAAGAACATGCAGAATCTACAAATCTAGATAATGAAGAAAGCATGTCAAGAAGTCAGGATCATGCAGAAGATGGGGTGTTAGTAATCTCTCAAGGGAATGGGGATGTAGGTTCCCCGAGAAGGTCGACACCAGGTCCTGTTGAACCGAATTCTTCAAGACCTAACGTAAATGTCGAAGATGGAGTGGGTCAATCGGCTACCGCGATACCAGAAGGTGATGTTGCAGTCGGTTTGCCTAGGTGTTTTGTCcaaggggaatcaagtgcaccaATACCAAGAAATGTTGCCGACATTGATCCATCAAGTTTGGTTTTTCACCCCGGTCTTTCTACAAAATCGGGTAAAAAGACCAGAAAGAATAAGAAAGTTCAAGGCATCAGAATTGGTATGAAGGAGGGTCAGCCAAGTAACCCATTTCTAGACCTGAATCGCTTTCCATCTTGTTATGAATGTAAAAAGGAATTCTTTTCATGGAAAGCTGTACATGGGCACATGCGGACGCATCCAGAGCGTGAATGGCGTGGTACTGTTCCACCACCCAATGTTGCACGACCATCATTTCCAGTAGCAGCAGATGAAAACAGGGAATCACCAGCACCGGCAACTAATCAAGAGGTGGAAGTTGCAACAGGTTTACTGTTGTTATCGTTCACTAATAGCCGTGGTGTGCTGGTATCTTCTGCAAACAATTCACAAGACCAAGAGCCTCAGAGGTCAAGACAAGTGACTGAGAACTCGGCATCGAGTTCTAATGCGCGATATGAGTGTTCTGTTTACAAGAAGGTGTTCCTCACTCACCAAGGGCTGGGTGGTCATCGTGCCAGTCACAAAAATGTGAAGGGTTGTCATGCTATGGACAACACTGCTGCAGAACATCATTCTGCAGAAAGAAATGGCGGTGAGACATCGGGTACTGGAAATATCTTTGGGTGCCACATCTGTTTGAGGCGTTTCGCGAGTGGGCAAGCACTGGGTGGCCATATGAGGCGGCATCCACAGAGAAGGGAAGAAGCGTCGTCATCAGCGCAGGACCCAAACGTCGATCCTACGTCTTTAGCACGCATTGGCTTGGTAGTGGATTTAAATCTTCCCCTTCCTCCTAATATCCCCCCTCCTCCTTATTTGCGTATAGAGAACGACGAAGGTTCAtcagcatcatcttcatcatcatcatcatcaccatcacccgATACCAGTTTGGACCTGCACTTGTGA